AGCGCGCCGTATTTCGCCACCTCGGCATAGCCCGCGCGAAATTCGCGCTCCGGCAACGTCTTCAACGTGTCGAGGTCGATCAGAACGAGCGAAGGCTGATGGAATGCGCCGACGAGGTTCTTGCCGTGCGACGTGTCGATGCCGGTCTTGCCGCCGACCGACGAGTCGACCTGAGCCAGAAGCGTCGTCGGAACCTGCACGACGCGCACGCCGCGCTTCAGCGTCGCCGCCGCAAACCCCGCAAGGTCGCCGATCACGCCGCCGCCGAGCGCGATGACCGCGTGGTCGCGCTCGACCCCAAGGTCGAGCAGCGCCGCCGTCACCCGTTCGAGAGAAGCGAAACTTTTCGACGCCTCGCCGGATGGAACGTAAACCGTCGGGCCAAGCAGGAGCCCCGCCCCCGAAAGCCCGGCCTCAAGCTGGTCCGCGTAGGCATGAACTGCCTCGTCCGCGACGATGGCGAAGCGTGTGCCCGGCAATGTCTCCGCGAGAAACTGCGGTGCGCCCGCGATCAAACCGTTGCCGATGAGGATCGGATAGCTGCGTTCGCCAAGCTCCACATCCACGCGCGCGGAAGGCTTGATTTGTGCCGTCATGACGGTTCGCTCCCTTGCAGGTCGGCCGGTCGGGCTTCGGCGCCCCCGGACTCTTTGGCTGTCAGATAAGCAAAGATCAGGTCGAGGATTTCGTCCACGATCACCTCGTGAGGCGCATCGCGGCTCTCGAATTTGAGATTCGACTCCGCATAAAAGGGCTCGCGCTGGGCGAGAAGCCGACGAAGCACTGCCATCGGATCGTCGGTCTTGAGAAGGGGGCGATTGTCGCGCCGCGAAACGCGCTGGAGGAGAAGGTCGAGCGGCGCATGGAGCCAGATCGAAACGCCGCCTCTGGCGATCTCGGCTCGCGTGGCGGGCGAGATGACCGACCCGCCGCCGGTCGACAGCACTTGCGGGCCGCTCTGCAGAAGGCGGCGGATGACTCGCTCCTCGCCATCGCGGAAGTAACCTTCGCCGTGGATGCGGAACATTTCTTCGATGGTCATGCCGGCGGCGGTTTCGATCTCTGTGTCGGCATCGTGAAATGGCAGATCCAGCGCGGTCGCCAGCCGCCGCCCGATTGACGACTTGCCCGATCCCATCATGCCGACGAGGATGACGCTCTGCCGCCCCAGCGCGTGCCGCACAGCCCTCGCCATCGGCTTCAAGCCGCCTGCTTCGTTTTCCGACGTCACGAACCACTCATCTTATTGGCTTAATGGAAGAGACAGGGCGCAACTTAAGCCTCTATCGCATCCTTGACAACGGGTGCGAAGAGAGGCAGCCCATAAGGAGAACGACCGACTGGAGGGAGAAATGCCGACACTTCTTCGCTTTCTGACAATCGTCGGTTTGATCGCCGGGCTGTTCTACGGGTCGATGTTCGTTCTGGCGAACTTTTTCGAGCCGTCGCCGCATGAGATGACGAAATCGATCCGCGACGCGAAGATCAAGTAGCATGGGGCGGCCATCGAGCGCGCCCGCGTCCCCGGTAGACGGGCCGCTGAT
The Rhodomicrobium lacus DNA segment above includes these coding regions:
- a CDS encoding shikimate kinase encodes the protein MTSENEAGGLKPMARAVRHALGRQSVILVGMMGSGKSSIGRRLATALDLPFHDADTEIETAAGMTIEEMFRIHGEGYFRDGEERVIRRLLQSGPQVLSTGGGSVISPATRAEIARGGVSIWLHAPLDLLLQRVSRRDNRPLLKTDDPMAVLRRLLAQREPFYAESNLKFESRDAPHEVIVDEILDLIFAYLTAKESGGAEARPADLQGSEPS
- the aroB gene encoding 3-dehydroquinate synthase, translated to MTAQIKPSARVDVELGERSYPILIGNGLIAGAPQFLAETLPGTRFAIVADEAVHAYADQLEAGLSGAGLLLGPTVYVPSGEASKSFASLERVTAALLDLGVERDHAVIALGGGVIGDLAGFAAATLKRGVRVVQVPTTLLAQVDSSVGGKTGIDTSHGKNLVGAFHQPSLVLIDLDTLKTLPEREFRAGYAEVAKYGALGDSVFFRWLEDNASAIFEQDTYPLTDAVETSVRMKAEIVSRDEKEAGDRALLNLGHTFGHAVEAWAGYSGDVLHGEAVALGMVLAARFSEAEGFCAGTVSRRLEDHLAEVGFATTFGELRQRLGRGPSLDELTGFMEQDKKVKDGKMNLILLSGIGNAFVAKDVARDKIRAFLAAELER